TCGCAGTGCTGCGCGATGATCGCCGTATTCGGATCCTGTTCGAAGAAGGCGAGCAGATCATCCTCGTCGATGTCGGACTTGTTGCCGAGGCCGACGATCGCCGACACACCCATTTTCGCCGAGCGCGAAAACCCGATGATCGCCATGCCGATGCCGCCGGACTGCGACGACAGCGCTGCCGAACCCTTGACGTCATAGGCGGTGCAGAACGTGGCGCAGAGATTGGCAGGCGTGTAGTAGAAGCCGTAGATGTTCGGCCCCATCAGGCGGATGTTGTACTTCTTGCCGACCTCGACGATTTCGGCCTGCAATTCCGGCGCGCCCGCTTCGGCAAAGCCCGACGGAATCAGCACGGCGCCTGGAATTTTCTTTTCGCCGCATTCGGCCAGCGCGCCGGCCACGAACTTCGCGGGGATCGCGAACACCGCCGTGTCGATCACGCCGGGCACGTCCTTGACGCTCTTGTAGGCCTTGTAGCCCAGGATCTCGGCGGCCTTCGGGTGGATCGGGTAGATCTCGCCCTTGTAGCCGCCGTTGATCAGGTTCTTCATCACGGAGTTGCCGATCTTGCCGTCCTCGGCGGAGGCGCCGATCACGGCGACGCCCTTCGGCTGCATGATGCGGTTCATCGCAGTGACGATTTCTTCGGTAGGACGCGGCGCCGGGCGCGGCTTGTAATCGAAGTCGACAACGATGCGCACGTCGGCGGCGATCGCGTCCTTTTTGGTGGCGAACACCGGGTTGAGGTCGAGTTCGACGATTTCGGGGAAGTCGCTGACGAGCTGCGACACCTTGACGATGACATCAGCCAGCGCCTCGCGAGAGACCGGATCGCCGCCGCGCACGCCCTTCAGCATGTCGTGGGCCTGGATGCCGTCGAGCATCGACAGGGCATCGTCCTTGGTCGCGGGCGCGAGACGGAAGGTAATGTCCTTCAGCACCTCGACCAGCACGCCGCCGAGGCCGAACGCCACCAGCTTGCCGAACGAGCCGTCGGTGATGGAGCCGACGATGACCTCGGTGCCGCCGGCCAGCATCTGCTGGACCTGGATACCCTCGATCTTGGCATCGGCCTTATATTTCTTGGCGTTGGCGAGAATGGTCTCGTAGGTCTTTTCCGCATCGGCCGCGGTCTTGACGCCGACCACGACGCCGCCGGCTTCGGTCTTGTGGAGAATGTCCGGCGAGACGATTTTCATAACCACCGGGAAACCCATGCCTGCTGCGAGCTTGGCGGCTTCGGCGGCGGACTTGGCCACGCCTTCCTTCGGAACCGGGATGCCGTAGGCGTCGCAGACCAGCTTGCCTTCCGGCGCGGTCAGGCTGGTGCGCTTCTCGGCTTTCACCGCATCGAGCACCCGGCGGACAGCCTGGTGGGCGCTGGGCTCGGCGATCTTGCGGGCCGCATCTGCAGAATTTGACATTGGCTTCCTCCTGGGGCTAATTTTATGGCATTTGGTATGCCAGAGATCAGATTGTCAAGACAAACTATCGCGCAGAAACAGCGAAAACACGGGCATCTTGACATCTTGGTATTTGGTATGCCAAAAATATTCGGGTGTTTCTTCTGCTAAGAAGACGTCTCCAACACAGGGAGGAGACGAGTCGTGCCCGCACCTAAACAAACCAAGGCGCCGCCTGTCATGGCTGATGCAGATATCGCGATCGTCCGGATTGCACCCGAGACGAGCTTCAAGAACAAGGCCTACGAGGCCTTGAAGGAAGCCATTCTCAAGATGGATATCTATGCGACGCCCGAGCAGGTGATGCTCGACGAGCGCGCTCTGTCGGAGCGTCTCGGCGTCAGCCGCACCCCTATTCGCGAAGCCATCGCGATGCTGGAGCAGGACGGCTTCGTCAAAACCGTGCCGCGCCGCGGCATCGTCGTGGTCCGCCGCACCAAGACCGAGATCGTCGACATGATCCGCGCTTGGGCCGCGCTCGAGAGCATGGCCGCGCGCCTGATCACGACCACCGCGCGCAAGAAGGACATCACGGCGCTGCGCGACTTCTTCAAGGATTTTGGCAAGGATCGTCTGCCGCAGGATCATGTCGAGGAATACTCCAAGGCCAATATCGCGTTCCATCAAGCGCTGATCTCGCTTTCGGAATCGCCGGTGCTGGTCGACATGACCAACGATATCCTTTTGCACGTGCGCGGCTACCGGCAACTGACCATCGGGCGGAAGGATCGCACCGCGACCTCCCTGCCCGAGCATCTCGGGATCATCGAGGCGCTGGAAGCACGCGACACCGAACTCGCCGAGAAACGCGCACGCGACCATACGCTGGGCCTTGCCGCCTATGTCGAAGCGCACGGCCAGGAACTGTTTAGCTAAGACGTAACTTCGCAGCAGAAGACGACGAAAAATCGTCCGAAACAAACGATCAGGGAGATGAAGCCCATGCTGAATACCGCGACCAAGTCCGAAGCACCGGGCACCGAGCAGGAGCTGACGGATGGCTTTCATCTCGTTATCGATGCGCTCAAGCTGAACGGCATCAACACCATCTATGGTGTGCCGGGCATCCCGATCACGGACCTCGGCCGCATGATGCAAGCCGAGGGCATTCGCGTGCTGTCGTTCCGCCACGAGCAGAACGCCGGCTACGCCGCCTCGATCGCCGGCTATTTGACCAAGAAACCGGGCGTCTGCCTCACCGTCTCGGCGCCCGGCTTCCTCAACGGCCTCACCGCGCTGGCCCACGCCACCACCAACTGCTTCCCGATGATCCTGATCTCGGGCTCCTCCGAACGCGAAATCGTCGACCTGCAGCAGGGCGACTATGAAGAGATGGACCAGCTTGCGGTCGCCAAGCCGCTCTGCAAGGCCGCCTTCCGCGTCCTGCACGCCGCCGACATCGGTATCGGGCTGGCACGTGCGATCCGTGCCGCCGTCTCGGGCCGCCCGGGTGGCGTCTATCTCGACCTGCCCGCAAAACTTTTCGGCCAGGTGATGGACGCGGCTGCCGGCGCGAACTCGCTGGTGAAGGTGATCGACGCAGCACCCGCCCAGATCCCTGCCCCGTCGGCCGTCAAGCGCGCGCTCGACGTGCTCAAGGGTGCGAAACGCCCCCTCATCATTCTCGGCAAGGGCGCAGCCTATGCGCAGGCCGACGACGAGATTCGCGCCTTCGTCGAAAAGACCGGCGCCCCGTTCCTGCAGATGAGCATGGCCAAGGGCTTGCTGCCTGACACGCATGCGCAGTCGGCCGGCGCGGCGCGCTCGACCGTGCTGAAGGATGCCGACGTCGTCATGCTGATCGGCGCCCGGCTCAACTGGCTGCTGTCGCACGGCAAGGGCAAGACCTGGGGTGATGCCCCGAAGAAATTCATCCAGATCGACATCGAGCCCAAGGAAATGGACTCCAACGTCGAGATCGTGGCCCCCGTGGTCGGCGACATCGGCTCCTGCGTCTCCGCCCTGCTCGAGGGCATGGGCGGCAACTGGCCGGCTGCGCCCGCCGACTGGGTCAACACCGTCAACAAGAAGCGTGACGACAACGTTGCCAAGATGGCGCCGAAGCTGATGAGCAACGCGTCGCCGATGGATTATCACGGCGCGCTCGGCGCACTGCGCACCATCATCAAGGAGCGGCCCGACGCTATCCTGGTCAACGAGGGCGCCAATACGCTCGACCTCGCCCGCGGCGTCATCGACATGTACAAGCCGCGCAAGCGGCTCGACGTCGGCACTTGGGGCGTGATGGGCATCGGCATGGGCTATTCGATCGCGGCCGCCGTCGAGACCGGCAAGCCGGTGCTGGCGATCGAGGGCGACTCGGCCTTCGGCTTCTCCGGCATGGAGATCGAGACCATCTGCCGCTACCAGCTTCCGGTCTGCATCGTCATCTTCAACAATGACGGCATCTATCGCGGCACCGACGTCAATGCGGGCGGCTCCGATCCGGCGACGACGGTGTTCGTCAAGGGCTCGCGCTACGACAAGATGATGGAAGCCTTCGGCGGCGTCGGCATCAACGCCACCTCGCCCGACGAATTGAAGCGCGCCGTCAACGCCGCGATGGATTCCGGCAAGCCGACGCTGATCAACGCGGTGATCGACCCGGCGGCCGGCTCCGAGAGCGGCCGCATCGGCAACCTCAATCCGCAAAGCGTTCTGAAAAAGAAATAGACCTGATTCAACCATTTCATCCTGCACCCACAGGCAGACAGACACAGTACGGAGCAAAGACGATGACAAAGGCGCTCAAGGGCGTTCGCATTCTCGATTTCACCCACGTTCAGTCGGGCCCGACCTGCACGCAGTTGCTGGCCTGGTTCGGCGCCGACGTGATCAAGGTCGAGCGCCCCGGCGTCGGCGACATCACGCGTGGCCAGTTGCAGGACATTCCCAATGTGGACAGCCTGTATTTCACCATGCTGAACCACAACAAGCGCTCGATCACGCTCGACACCAAGAACCCGAAGGGCAAGGAAGTCCTCACCGCGCTGATCAAGACCTGCGACGTGCTGGTGGAAAATTTCGGCCCCGGCGTGCTCGACCGCATGGGTTTTCCGTGGGAGAAGATCCACGCCATCAATCCGAAGATGATCGTGGCCTCGATCAAGGGTTTCGGCCCCGGACCTTTCGAAGACTGCAAGGTGTATGAGAACGTAGCCCAGTGCACCGGCGGCGCGGCCTCGACCACCGGCTTCCGCGACGGGCTGCCGCTCGTCACCGGCGCGCAGATCGGCGACAGCGGCACCGGGTTGCATCTGGCGCTGGGCATCGTCACCGCACTCTATCAGCGCACCATGACCGGCCAGGGCCAGAAGGTCACCGCCGCGATGCAGGACGGCGTCTTGAACCTCGCGCGCGTAAAACTGCGCGACCAGCAGCGCCTCGCACATGGCCCGCTGAAGGAATACAGCCAGTATGGCGAAGGCATTCCGTTCGGCGACGCAGTGCCGCGCGCCGGCAACGATTCAGGCGGCGGCCAGCCCGGCCGCATCGTCAAGTGCAAGGGCTGGGAGACCGATCCCAACGCGTATCTCTATTTCATCACCCAGGCGCCGGTGTGGGAGAAGATCTGCGACGTGATCGGCGAGCCCGGCTGGAAGACCCATCCCGACTACGCCAAGCCGCCGGCCCGGCTGTCGCGCCTGAACGAGATCTTCGCGCGGATCGAGCAGTGGACGATGACGAAGACCAAGTTCGAGGCGATGGAAATCCTCAACAGGGACGACATCCCGTGCGGCCCGATCCTGTCGATGAAGGAGATTATCGAGGACCAGTCGCTACGCGCCACCGGCACCGTGGTTGAGGTCGATCATCCGACCCGCGGCAAGTACATCTCGGTCGGCAACCCGATCAAATTGTCGGACTCACCGAGCGAGGTGAGCCGTTCGCCGCTGCTCGGCGAGCACACCGACGAGATCCTGCGCCAGGTGCTCGGCTTCTCCGACCACCAGGTGGCCGAAATCCACGATTCCGGCGCGCTCGACCCGCCGCGGAAGCAGGCGGCCGAATAAGCCCGTTTGTACCCTGAATACAAAGGCCGCCGGTTTGCGGCGGCCTTTTGCTGTCTGGAGTGCCACTTTCGTTAATTTTGCTGCAATGCAAACTACCAATTGCTGCTATGCAAACAAGTCTGTTGTAGCTGGCATCTGGTATACATAAACTGTCCCCAGATCACCAAGCGGAATGGTTCCGCGACCGAAGAAAAGGGGACACACATGTCCAAGACAGCACCCATCAGCCTCCTGCCCTCCAGCACCCTGTTCGGCCGCCTGATGGCTTCCATCGACCGCCTTTTGATGGCCAGCAGCCGCATTGCCATCCGCAACGGCGATCTCCCCCGTTTCGGTCTCTGAGCCTGAAAACACAGGCCTTCCGCAAACAGGCGCGATCGCGCGAGCGATCCAGCCGTCGATGATTTAGACCATGGCCCCGGTTTTCCGGGGCCATTTTTTTGCAACCCGCCGCCGCCTTCACCAACATCTGCGACAAATCAGCCCGAACGGCAATCTGCGGTGATAATGGGTTTGCGTCCTGGCATATCGCATACAAAAATGACCCCCAACGCTCGCACAAATAATAAGGGCGTGCTTTGGGGGACGGCCTTGGCGTTACGGGGACAGACAGCCCGATCGGCGATGGAACATGGGGGCCCTCCCATGACTTCCCGTGGCTGCGTATCGCAAATTCACAATTGGCCGAAAGGAGCGGATGCCGCGCCAACGGGCCCCTTTTACAATTCCCAACCTATGATCGTTCGGAGAAGCCAATCGCCGCGGCATTGAATACAACAAAGGGAAGCCGGCAAAGACCGGTGCAACCACAGATCGACGGGAGTGAATCAAATGAAGCACACAGCACAAAAGGCGTTGGGCGCAATTGTTGCCTTGTGCGCGGTCGGGATTTCTGTTCCAGCAACCGCTGCCTGGGAACCGGTGCGTCCGGTCG
This portion of the Bradyrhizobium sp. AZCC 2262 genome encodes:
- a CDS encoding GntR family transcriptional regulator — protein: MADADIAIVRIAPETSFKNKAYEALKEAILKMDIYATPEQVMLDERALSERLGVSRTPIREAIAMLEQDGFVKTVPRRGIVVVRRTKTEIVDMIRAWAALESMAARLITTTARKKDITALRDFFKDFGKDRLPQDHVEEYSKANIAFHQALISLSESPVLVDMTNDILLHVRGYRQLTIGRKDRTATSLPEHLGIIEALEARDTELAEKRARDHTLGLAAYVEAHGQELFS
- the oxc gene encoding oxalyl-CoA decarboxylase — protein: MLNTATKSEAPGTEQELTDGFHLVIDALKLNGINTIYGVPGIPITDLGRMMQAEGIRVLSFRHEQNAGYAASIAGYLTKKPGVCLTVSAPGFLNGLTALAHATTNCFPMILISGSSEREIVDLQQGDYEEMDQLAVAKPLCKAAFRVLHAADIGIGLARAIRAAVSGRPGGVYLDLPAKLFGQVMDAAAGANSLVKVIDAAPAQIPAPSAVKRALDVLKGAKRPLIILGKGAAYAQADDEIRAFVEKTGAPFLQMSMAKGLLPDTHAQSAGAARSTVLKDADVVMLIGARLNWLLSHGKGKTWGDAPKKFIQIDIEPKEMDSNVEIVAPVVGDIGSCVSALLEGMGGNWPAAPADWVNTVNKKRDDNVAKMAPKLMSNASPMDYHGALGALRTIIKERPDAILVNEGANTLDLARGVIDMYKPRKRLDVGTWGVMGIGMGYSIAAAVETGKPVLAIEGDSAFGFSGMEIETICRYQLPVCIVIFNNDGIYRGTDVNAGGSDPATTVFVKGSRYDKMMEAFGGVGINATSPDELKRAVNAAMDSGKPTLINAVIDPAAGSESGRIGNLNPQSVLKKK
- the frc gene encoding formyl-CoA transferase, coding for MTKALKGVRILDFTHVQSGPTCTQLLAWFGADVIKVERPGVGDITRGQLQDIPNVDSLYFTMLNHNKRSITLDTKNPKGKEVLTALIKTCDVLVENFGPGVLDRMGFPWEKIHAINPKMIVASIKGFGPGPFEDCKVYENVAQCTGGAASTTGFRDGLPLVTGAQIGDSGTGLHLALGIVTALYQRTMTGQGQKVTAAMQDGVLNLARVKLRDQQRLAHGPLKEYSQYGEGIPFGDAVPRAGNDSGGGQPGRIVKCKGWETDPNAYLYFITQAPVWEKICDVIGEPGWKTHPDYAKPPARLSRLNEIFARIEQWTMTKTKFEAMEILNRDDIPCGPILSMKEIIEDQSLRATGTVVEVDHPTRGKYISVGNPIKLSDSPSEVSRSPLLGEHTDEILRQVLGFSDHQVAEIHDSGALDPPRKQAAE
- a CDS encoding acetate--CoA ligase family protein; translated protein: MSNSADAARKIAEPSAHQAVRRVLDAVKAEKRTSLTAPEGKLVCDAYGIPVPKEGVAKSAAEAAKLAAGMGFPVVMKIVSPDILHKTEAGGVVVGVKTAADAEKTYETILANAKKYKADAKIEGIQVQQMLAGGTEVIVGSITDGSFGKLVAFGLGGVLVEVLKDITFRLAPATKDDALSMLDGIQAHDMLKGVRGGDPVSREALADVIVKVSQLVSDFPEIVELDLNPVFATKKDAIAADVRIVVDFDYKPRPAPRPTEEIVTAMNRIMQPKGVAVIGASAEDGKIGNSVMKNLINGGYKGEIYPIHPKAAEILGYKAYKSVKDVPGVIDTAVFAIPAKFVAGALAECGEKKIPGAVLIPSGFAEAGAPELQAEIVEVGKKYNIRLMGPNIYGFYYTPANLCATFCTAYDVKGSAALSSQSGGIGMAIIGFSRSAKMGVSAIVGLGNKSDIDEDDLLAFFEQDPNTAIIAQHCEDLKDGRAFAEAAKRVSKKKPVVVLKAGRTSAGAKAASSHTGALAGNDKIYEDVFAQSGVIRARSLRQLLEFARGVPVLPTPKGENILIITGAGGSGVLLSDSVVDNGLSLMAMPPDLDAAFRKFIPPFGAAGNPVDITGGEPPITYVNTVKLGLSDERIHALILGYWHTIVTPPMVFARNMVEVKKEMEAKGFVKPIVASLAGDVEVEEAAEYLYQNGIPAYAYSTELPVEVLGAKYKWARGAGLL